Proteins encoded together in one Candidatus Rokuibacteriota bacterium window:
- a CDS encoding hydantoinase B/oxoprolinase family protein: MKADALDLEVFWRRLSGIADEVAAALVRTSFSMIVRDAHDYSCAICDPCGDMLVQASHGNPSHIGALHSTLKNVLRVYPGASLRPGDVLVTNDPW, from the coding sequence ATGAAGGCGGATGCGCTCGACCTCGAGGTCTTCTGGCGCCGGCTGTCCGGCATCGCGGACGAGGTCGCCGCCGCCCTCGTCCGGACGTCGTTCTCCATGATCGTGCGCGATGCCCACGATTACTCCTGCGCGATCTGCGATCCGTGTGGCGACATGCTGGTCCAGGCCTCCCACGGCAATCCCAGTCACATCGGCGCGCTGCACTCCACCCTCAAGAACGTGCTCAGAGTGTATCCGGGCGCGTCGCTCCGCCCCGGCGATGTGCTCGTCACGAACGACCCGTGG